One genomic window of Fusarium fujikuroi IMI 58289 draft genome, chromosome FFUJ_chr01 includes the following:
- a CDS encoding probable dolichyl-phosphate-mannose--protein mannosyltransferase: MAADKAAVASGADLGDGLRQRPVAGQANLQVPTPQPEDNKKLVKKESSLLQTLDQWEVVIAPLIFTLLAIFTRLYKIGISNIVTWDEAHFGKFGSYYIKHEYYFDVHPPLGKMLVGLSGVLAGYNGTFEFKSGEKYPEEVNYTIMRIFNAAFGIFCIPLAYYTARELKLRRPAVWLVTLMVLCENSYTTISRFILLDSMLLCGTVATVFCWSKFHNQRHSSFEPEWFFWLFLTGLSIGCVCSVKLVGLFVTALVGLYTVEDLWRKFGDTKMPVTTLGAHVITRVVGLIVIPFLIYLLSFALHFAILDRSGPGDAQMSSLFQANLKGTQVGKDSPLEIAIGSRATIKNMGYGGGLLHSHVQTYPEGSKQQQVTCYHHKDTNNDWFFYPNRREEDYNPEGDLRFIGDNSVIRLIHAQTGRNLHSHDIAAPVTRGHKEVSSYGNLTVGDDKDHWKVEVVRDSASRDRSKIRTLTTAFRLKHEVLGCYLRAGNVNLPQWGFKQIEVTCTKENNPRDTYTHWNVEAHWNDKLPPAEAGVYKSPFFHDFVHLNVAMMTSNNALVPDPDKQDDLASKWWQWPFLHVGLRMCGWGDDIVKYFLLGNPLIYWGSTASLGIAGLVIVWYILRWQRGVNDLSENEIDHIHYAALYPLAGWFLHYLPFVIMARVTYVHHYYPALYFAILNFGFLIDWFTRNRNKTIQTIVYGILYTVIIGLYIYFIPICWGMTGNHKQYKYMKWFDNWRVTD, translated from the exons ATGGCTGCCGACAAGGCTGCCGTCGCCTCAGGCGCTGACCTGGGCGATGGTCTGAGACAGCGTCCTGTCGCTGGACAAGCTAACCTGCAAGTCCCGACTCCTCAGCCTGAGgacaacaagaagcttgtcaagaag GAGTCCTCATTGCTCCAAACACTCGACCAGTGGGAGGTTGTCATTGCCCCGCTGATCTTCACTCTCCTGGCTATCTTCACTCGACTTTACAAGATTGGTATCAGCAATATCGTTACTTGGGATGAAGCTCA CTTCGGCAAGTTCGGTTCCTACTATATCAAGCATGAATACTACTTCGATGTCCACCCCCCTCTCGGCAAGATGCTCGTCGGTCTCTCTGGAGTCCTGGCTGGCTACAATGGAACATTTGAATTCAAGTCTGGCGAAAAGTACCCCGAGGAAGTCAACTACACCATTATGCGTATCTTCAATGCGGCTTTCGGTATCTTCTGTATTCCCCTTGCTTACTACACTGCGCGTGAGCTCAAGCTTCGACGTCCTGCTGTGTGGCTCGTTACTCTGATGGTTCTTTGCGAGAACTCGTACACCACAATCAGCCGTTTCATCCTGCTCGACTCTATGCTGCTATGCGGTACTGTTGCCACCGTCTTCTGCTGGTCCAAGTTTCACAACCAGCGACACAGCAGCTTCGAGCCTGAGTGGTTCTTCTGGTTGTTCCTGACTGGTCTCAGCATTGGCTGTGTCTGCAGTGTCAAGCTTGTTGGTCTTTTCGTTACTGCTCTTGTCGGTCTTTACACCGTTGAGGACCTTTGGCGAAAGTTCGGCGACACCAAGATGCCTGTT ACCACTCTTGGTGCCCACGTCATCACCCGTGTTGTtggcctcatcgtcatccctTTCCTGATCTACCTCCTCTCTTTCGCCCTGCACTTCGCCATTCTCGACCGCTCCGGCCCTGGCGATGCTCAGATGAGCTCCCTCTTCCAGGCTAACCTCAAGGGTACCCAGGTTGGAAAGGACAGCCCTCTCGAGATTGCAATTGGTTCTCGCGCTaccatcaagaacatggGCTACGGTGGTGGtcttcttcactctcacGTTCAGACCTACCCCGAGGGTTccaagcagcagcaggttACTTGCTACCACCACAAGGACACCAACAACGACTGGTTCTTCTACCCCAACCGCCGAGAGGAGGACTACAACCCTGAGGGTGATCTGCGTTTCATTGGTGACAACTCCGTCATTCGACTTATCCACGCTCAGACTGGCCGCAACCTGCACTCTCATGACATCGCTGCCCCTGTCACCCGAGGCCACAAGGAAGTTTCCAGCTACGGTAACCTGACTGTTGGTGACGACAAGGACCACTggaaggttgaggttgttcGTGATTCTGCTTCTCGTGACCGCAGCAAGATCAGGACTCTTACTACTGCTTTCCGTCTCAAGCACGAGGTCCTGGGCTGCTACCTCCGAGCTGGCAACGTCAACCTTCCTCAGTGGGGTTTCAAGCAGATCGAGGTTACTTGCACCAAGGAGAACAACCCCCGTGACACTTACACCCACTGGAACGTTGAGGCTCACTGGAACGACAAGC tccCTCCCGCCGAGGCTGGTGTTTACAAGTCCCCATTCTTCCACGACTTCGTCCACCTGAACGTCGCTATGATGACTTCCAACAACGCTCTGGTTCCCGACCCTGATAAGCAGGATGACCTCGCTTCCAAGTGGTGGCAGTGGCCTTTCCTTCACGTCGGTCTCCGTATGTGCGGTTGGGGTGATGATATCGTCAAGTACTTCCTTCTCGGTAACCCTCTCATCTACTGGGGTTCCACCGCTTCTCTTGGAATCGCTGGTCTTGTCATTGTCTGGTACATCCTTCGATGGCAACGAGGTGTCAACGATCTAAGCGAGAACGAGATTGACCACATTCACTATGCGGCATTGTACCCCCTTGCCGGCTGGTTCCTTCACTACCTTCCCTTTGTTATTATGGCTCGTGTCACGTATGTGCATCACTACTACCCGGCTCTCTActttgccattctcaacttTGGCTTCCTTATTGACTGGTTCACTCGCAACCGCAACAAGACCATCCAGACCATCGTGTACGGCATTCTCTACACCGTCATTATCGGCCTCTACATTTACTTCATCCCCATTTGCTGGGGCATGACTGGCAACCACAAGCAGTACAAGTACATGAAGTGGTTCGACAACTGGCGAGTCACCGACTAA
- a CDS encoding related to GTP-binding protein rab2: MSTTPWDYIAKLVCIGDSGCGKSSLTIRLCEGRFSPHHDVTIGVEFGSRIVPVGPPHSKIGAANSSDPDNQDQEADGLPEPPRDDSNTPQKHMKLSLWDTAGQETYKSVTRSYFRGASGALLVFDLSRKQTFQHVTDWLNDLRQIAEPDIVVILVGNKADLTQQEDNKREVTREEAEEWAKRNGVMEYVETSAKSGENVEKAFMRVAERIYNNIQAGKYDLNDRRSGVKGAGAGGTRQVKLSGDASKSAGGGCC, from the coding sequence ATGTCGACCACACCGTGGGATTACATCGCCAAACTCGTCTGCATCGGCGACTCAGGATGCGGCAAGTCTAGTCTTACCATTCGTCTCTGCGAAGGACGCTTTTCGCCTCATCACGACGTCACCATTGGCGTTGAATTTGGCTCCCGTATCGTCCCCGTCGGCCCTCCCCACTCAAAAATCGGCGCTGCCAACTCTTCAGACCCTGATAACCAGGACCAAGAAGCCGATGGCCTTCCTGAACCTCCTCGGGATGACTCCAACACGCCCCAGAAGCATATGAAGCTTAGTCTTTGGGATACAGCTGGTCAGGAGACATACAAGTCTGTCACTCGATCTTACTTCCGAGGCGCAAGCGGTGCCTTGTTGGTCTTCGACCTGTCTCGAAAGCAAACTTTTCAGCATGTTACAGACTGGCTCAACGATCTACGACAGATCGCCGAGCCCGATATTGTGGTTATCTTGGTTGGTAACAAGGCAGATCTGACACAACAGGAGGACAACAAGCGTGAAGTCACACGCGAGGAGGCAGAGGAGTGGGCCAAGCGTAATGGCGTTATGGAATACGTTGAGACAAGCGCAAAGAGTGGCGAGAATGTAGAAAAGGCTTTCATGCGGGTAGCAGAGAGGATATACAACAACATCCAGGCGGGCAAGTACGATCTTAATGACAGAAGATCCGGGGTCAAGGGTGCAGGCGCTGGTGGAACTCGCCAAGTCAAGCTGTCTGGAGATGCCAGTAAGTCAGCGGGAGGTGGCTGTTGTTAG
- a CDS encoding related to Zn-finger protein — protein MSSLVSEFLINPVLRQARRFSEISRSTFTGDGGDSTEHADAVSDSGHPDSPVSAPVSVPVPLPVPEPSPVPIIESPLTRPLSVSTQETRVEEPEPVPIMSQETPPRDHIGIALSPLSSRRIPEDDGMRELRSRIHSINAQDIPQNDKARLIHDILLEGYKSSKTVPLVKKILESGEGLDVPLSQPPSSPVSRPLKFWQNQPDEEIFILSEEDKAPTYVPVKPPKRHGSETPVEPLEVVPETEQPLGCQHYERNVKLQCFTCKKWYTCRFCHDANEDHNLIRTETRNMLCMLCATPQKASDMCINCGELSAYYYCDICHLWENRQSKPIYHCNDCGICRRGMGLGRDFFHCKTCRACISTSIEGSHKCIERSTDCDCPICGEYLFTSPRPVVFMACGHSIHKKCYEQHMKVSYKCPICNKSLTNMESQFRNLDVAIQTQPMPPEFRDTTAVILCNDCSGKSTVRYHWLGLKCSICRSYNTVELNIVGGDRAGSLPSAEMQPIVETGRDASGSVSGNRAPITLGNRRRHSSHGVEAQYRAPDRVARSVSPGNMGFDSIMAHLPPDEESEDDILGIWRIRNRGNNASENDEDSELDDLSDTLSDAEEEDDDDDEEDENEIVLIGHR, from the exons ATGTCTTCCCTCGTCTCAGAGTTTCTCATCAATCCCGTCTTGCGTCAGGCTCGTCGATTTTCTGAAATCTCGCGATCTACCTTCACTGGCGATGGAGGCGACTCGACCGAACACGCTGACGCAGTGAGCGATTCCGGTCATCCTGATAGTCCTGTCTCTGCGCCTGTATCTGTACCTGTACCTCTGCCAGTACCTGAGCCGTCACCGGTGCCGATCATCGAGTCTCCCCTCACCCGACCCCTCAGCGTCTCGACCCAAGAAACAAGAGTTGAAGAACCCGAACCAGTTCCAATCATGTCCCAAGAAACTCCTCCCCGCGATCATATAGGGATTGCTCTGAGCCCGCTCAGTTCTCGTCGGATTCCGGAAGACGATGGTATGCGCGAACTGCGATCCCGAATCCATTCGATCAACGCCCAAGACATACCCCAAAATGATAAAGCGCGGTTAATCCACGATATTCTGTTGGAGGGATATAAGTCATCCAAGACAGTGCCGCTTGTGAAGAAGATCCTCGAGAGTGGTGAAGGCTTGGATGTACCTCTGTCGCAACCACCGTCGTCGCCAGTATCGAGGCCGTTGAAGTTCTGGCAGAACCAACCGGATGAGGAAATATTCATCTTGAGCGAGGAAGACAAAGCACCGACGTATGTACCTGTGAAGCCTCCAAAACGACATGGAAGTGAGACTCCAGTGGAACCTTTAGAAGTAGTACCAGAAACGGAACAACCTCTTGGATGCCAACACTACGAACGAAACGTCAAGCTCCAGTGCTTCACATGTAAGAAATGGTACACCTGTCGTTTCTGTCACGATGCGAACGAGGATCACAACCTCATCCGTACAGAGACCAGGAACATGCTTTGCATGCTCTGTGCAACACCACAGAAGGCCTCGGACATGTGCATCAACTGCGGCGAGTTGTCGGCATACTATTATTGCGATATTTGTCACTTATGGGAGAACCGCCAGAGTAAACCCATTTACCACTGTAACGACTGCGGTATTTGTCGTCGAGGCATGGGCCTCGGCAGGGACTTTTTTCACTGCAAG ACCTGTCGGGCATGcatctcaacctcgattGAGGGCTCTCACAAGTGTATCGAGAGGTCAACAGATTGCGACTGTCCCATCTGTGGCGAGTACCTCTTCACTTCACCACGGCCTGTGGTCTTCATGGCTTGCGGTCATAGTATTCATAAGAAGTGCTACGAACAGCATATGAAAGTGTCATACAAATGCCCGATCTGCAACAAGAGTCTTACGAATATGGAGAGCCAGTTCCGAAATCTGGATGTTGCCATCCAGACTCAACCCATGCCACCGGAGTTCCGGGATACCACTGCCGTTATTCTGTGCAACGATTGCTCCGGAAAAAGTACTGTTCGATATCACTGGTTGGGTCTGAAATGCTCCATATGCCGGTCATATAATACGGTAGAACTGAATATTGTGGGAGGTGACCGTGCAGGATCTCTGCCGTCTGCTGAAATGCAACCGATTGTGGAAACTGGACGGGATGCTTCTGGATCTGTGAGTGGGAACCGAGCACCTATCACACTGGGAAACAGGCGCAGACATTCGTCCCACGGTGTTGAGGCTCAATACCGCGCTCCAGATCGGGTTGCACGATCAGTGTCCCCTGGCAATATGGGGTTCGACTCGATCATGGCACACCTGCCACCAGATGAAGAGTCGGAGGACGATATCCTTGGAATTTGGAGAATTCGAAACCGTGGCAACAATGCATCTGAGAATGACGAAGATTCGGAGCTGGATGATCTTAGCGATACACTCTCAGAcgccgaagaggaggacgacgatgatgacgaagaagacgaaaacGAAATTGTTCTTATTGGGCATCGATGA